A segment of the Streptomyces sp. NBC_01235 genome:
TCATGATGGGCAAGACAGTGCAGGTTATTTCACGCGCCACCTCAGGTGGTCCGGCAGACTCTTGGGTTCTCGAATTCAGCCATGGCGTCGAGCATCGACCCATTCTGCGCAAGGCCCAGGTGGACGAGCAGCTCGATGAGCCTGGAACAACACTAAAAGTCAGACTTGACGATGGAATTTGCACAGGAGAAGGGGATTCACGCCGAGTCTCCTTCTTTACCCGCATCGATCGGAGCATCTGGGAATCTAAGGAGCATATCTCTCCGATTACACTGCTCAAATATTTGATGCCTGCAAGCCAAGTCGACCTATGGGTCAGTAACTACATTGGCGGCCCCGAAGCAGAGTGCGTCGTCTCAAAGCACGACTGGATCACGATGGACGGCACCAAACTACTGCGCCGGATATACGCGTTGCCAGAGAGCGGGTTTACCAGCGACGAGCAATATGAAGAGACGGACAACGAGGATAGCTGGTTTAGCAAAGAGTATACAGATGAGATCGCAAACAAGATGGGTAACCGGCTGGAGGTCGTCCTCGACGAAGAAGGGAAGCCTGCCGGAAGAATTGCATTGTTCGCCCCGGAAATGATGGATGACGACTTCACCTATCCCACCGCCTCTGTGGTGACTGCCGGCCCCGCAAGGACTGGTACCAGCCTGTCATCCACAGCTGGCATCATGCTTGGCAAACCATATGGAGCCGCACGAGAGACCGCATTACCCATTGCTGGATATTCGTCCATGGGCGCATGGGTAGATTCCCAAATCACTACACTTAGTGACCTGACCAAGGGAAGGGCGGATGGATGGTCGACGGTTCTGGCAGAAATGGCTTGGCGCCTAGGGAGAGACGCGTACCCACTTCGTTGCTGGCTCACCAAAGCGGGTTGGCTCAACTATCCTGAACTCACGGCATGGATCTCGGAAAGGGAAGTGTTTTACGTAACAGAGCCACACAATTTGCAGATCGGGGTGGGGGCGAAGAATCACCTGGCGGACGTGAAGGATAATATACTTTCCTTTCCGGAGAGTCGCAGGTTTTATCTGACCGGTAATGCCTTCCATCTAAACTGGCCAGGGGGCCATGTTTCAGATTTGAGGGGAGGCTTCATTCACGCTTTCGTTAAGTCGATTAACGAGGTGTGGGGCAGCGACATAGAATCTGCTTATCGGATCTTTCGCCAGTCCAACGTGCAATTCGTGGAAGTAGGCGAGTTTAGAGGCCAAGCCGTGGTAGCCCCCACATACAAGGTAAGCCGCAACTCCAACCAACCTTAGAGGCACCCATCGTAGGCAGCGAGCACGAGCAACCCTCCGGGCATCACTTTATCTTCGGTAGAACAAAAACCGCGGCAAGCGTCCACAAGGTGACGATCGAGATCAGGATAAAAAGGAGGACATAGGTTTCGTACCAGCGGGATATGTTCCTTAGGCGTGGACGCTGCCGGAATCCAGGACCGACGATTTCGTCAGTGATGTCACATTCTTCATTTCGGTAGTCGAGCCAAGCGAGAGCACCAACTGCAATCAGTGTGATCGTGAATCCTGCCACTAGGGTGACGAGGACCAGCAATCCAATTACACCGTCCCGGGCCACGCTTGCGGATATTCCCCATCGGCGATACCCGACGAAAAGAGTGATTCCCGCCCCAACCAAGGATGTAGCTAGCGTCTGATAGATCGCTAGGAAACGGTGCGCGTTTTCATTCACAACCTGAATTTGCTGAAGGATGTACCGATATCGCTCGAGTGCGAACTCCTTGCGCGTCGAGGCCGACTCTGAACTCGTGTGCCCTTGTGCTTCCATAGCCCCCCCAGCCACCCTGACGTACCGTCAGCATAGGGCACCTCGCACAACGCTTTCAGAAGACCAGAACACTGGGGGCCAAAGCGAGGGGAAGCCTCAGCTGCCCCGGACGGAGGCACTCCAGCCTGACTACACAAGGACGGACGTGCAGCCGGGCTGCCCCGACTCGACCTCGCGGTGACGTTGCCGGGCCATGCTCGGATCGGACTTCTAGAGCCGTGCTCACGCAGGAGCGCCCTCCCGGGCCGTCCTCGGGCCGCGGAAGGGCGCTCAATGGTGACTAGCGTCGACAACTGCCGACAGCTCGGCAGCAGGTCAGGGCGTTGATCGATAAGGCGGCCGCGGGTCACGGCCGTCGTTGATCAGTTGTGGCTGTGCTGAGAGACGAGCGTGCGCAGCCACGTCCTGGCCAGATCGCCCCCTTGTGCGCCCTTCGTGTATGTGTCACACAGTTCTGAGGCGGGACCCGGGGAGGGGAGCACTGAATGTCGGTGTTGGGTGGTTATCCGGTGGGGCCGTCGGCCTGGGCCGTCGAGCGGTTCGGGCAGCATGCCGGCGCGCTGGCCGCTGCGGTCCCGGTGCAACTGGCCAAGGCGCACGGGAAGGCTCATGCCGCGCATCTCGCCGCGGGGCTGAAGAAGCGGAGTCCCTACGGCGTCGCCCTGGCAGGGCTGGTCCGCGAGCACCTGGCGGAGACGGCGCGGGAGCTGGGGGAAGCCGTGCGCGACGTGCGCGGATACGAGTATGCGGTGATCAACGATCACGCACTCTTCCCGTTCCGGTACGCGGACAGGCCGAGGCCCCTGGACCGAGCCCGGTTGCCCGCCAACGCCTCGCCCACTCGGCACCGGCTGTTCCGAGCGCACGGGCCGCAGCCTCCGGAAGGCCTGTTCGACGTCGGTGAGGACCTGGCGACCGAGGAGTACCTGGGACTGCATGAGGCGTTCGAGGAGCTGGGAGCTTCCACCCGGTTGGTCGGTGTGTTCTTCACGGCCGACGCCGAGAACGGCATCCATGCCATCCACTGGGGGGACGCCCATCTCGAACCCGACCGCACCTTCACATGGCCCTACAGGGAACAGCTCCCGGTCGCTCCCGTCCAGCTGGAGTGACGGGCGGTGGCGCCGCTGCCTGGGCACGGCCGGTGGGGGCTGACTGAACCCTGGGCCGTCCCTGGGCCGTGCGAGGCCGACCAAAGCTGACAAGCGACGGCCACGGGTGACCACCCCCACCCCGCTCTGGCCTGGGGCCCCGGAGATGATCTGCCACACTGGACGTGTTATGCCTGCACCCGGAGAACTCACTTTCGTCGCCCCCCGCGGAGCCAAGAAGCCGCCGCGGCATCTCGCCGACCTCTCGCCCGCCGAGCGGAAGGAGGTCGTGGCGGAGATCGGGGAGAAGCCGTTCCGTGCCAAGCAGCTCTCGCAGCACTACTTCGCGCGCTACGCGCACGACCCGGCGGAGTGGACGGACATCCCCGCCGGTGCGCGCGAGAAGCTGCGCGAGGCGCTGCTGCCGGACCTGATGTCGGTCGTACGGCATCTGTCGACTGACCAGGGGACCACCCGCAAGACCCTGTGGCGGCTGTTCGACGGCACGCTCGTGGAGTCGGTGCTGATGCGCTACCCGGACCGGGTGACGATGTGCATCAGCTCGCAGGCCGGGTGCGGGATGAACTGCCCGTTCTGCGCGACCGGGCAGGCGGGGCTGGACCGGAACCTGTCCACCGCGGAGATCGTGCACCAGATCGTCGACGGGATGCGGGCGCTGCGGGACGGGGATGTGCCCGGTGGTCCCGCGCGGCTGTCCAACATCGTCTTCATGGGGATGGGTGAGCCGCTCGCCAACTACAAGCGTGTCGTCGGCGCCATCCGGGCGCTCACCGACCCGGCGCCGGACGGGCTCGGGCTCTCCCAGCGGGGCATCACGGTGTCGACGGTCGGGCTGGTGCCCGCCATCCACCGGTTCTCCGACGAGGGCTTCAAGTGCCGGCTCGCGATCTCCCTGCACGCCCCGGACGACGAGCTGCGCGACACCCTCGTCCCCGTGAACACACGGTGGAAGGTGCGCGAGGTGCTGGACGCCGGGTTCGAGTACACCGAGCGCTCCGGACGCCGGCTGTCCATCGAGTACGCGCTGATCCGGGACATCAACGACCAGGCCTGGCGCGGTGACCGGCTCGGGCGGCTGCTCCGCGGCAAGCCCGTGCACGTCAACCTCATCCCGCTCAACCCGACCCCGGGCTCGAAGTGGACGGCCTCCCGGCCCGAGGACGAGAAGGCGTTCGTCGAGGCGATCGCCGCGCACGGGGTCCCCGTCACCGTCCGGGACACCCGCGGTCAGGAGATCGACGGGGCGTGTGGTCAGCTCGCGGCCACCGAGCGGTAGTCTGAGGACCGTACACACATCTTCATATTCCGACAGGGGAGCGCCACAGCGCTGAGAGTGCGGCACCAAGGCCCGCAGACCCTCTGAACCTCGCCCAGGTCATTCTGGGTAGGAAGTTCGGTCATCACTCGAGCTGTTGCGCCCTGCCCGGCGTCCCGTGCGGACCTGGGCAGGGCCGCGTCTCTTCCTGGTCAACCCCAGGAGGAAAACCAGTGCAGAACAAGACCATCGTGGCCGTGGCCGTCGGGCTCGGCCTGGTCACGCTGTCCGCGTGCGGGTCGACGGAGGGCAAGAGCGCGGCGGAGTCCACGACCGTCACCCTCGTCAGCCACGACTCGTGGGCCGTCTCCAAGAGCGTGCTCGCCGACTTCGAGAAGCAGTCCGGGTACAAGGTGAAGGTCCTCAAGGACGGCGACGCCGGTCAGGCCGTCAACAAGGCCATTCTCACCAAGGACAACCCGCAGGGCGACGTCTTCTTCGGCGTCGACAACACCCTCCTCTCCCGCGCCCTCGACAACGGGCTGTTCCAGTCGTACGAGGCCAAGAGGCTGGAGCAGGTCGACGCCCGGTTCCAGCTGGACGCCGACAAGCACCGGGTCACGCCCATCGACTACGGCGACATCTGCGTCAACTACGACAAGAAGTACTTCTCCGAGCACAAGCTGACCCCGCCGGCCTCCTTCGACGACCTGGTGAAGCCCGCTTACAAGAACCTCCTCGTCACCGAGAACGCCTCCACCTCCTCGCCCGGCCTCGGCTTCCTGCTCGGCACCGCTGCGAAGTACGGCGACGACAGCTGGCAGGGCTACTGGAAGAAGCTCAAGGCGAACGGCGTGAAGGTCGTCGACGGCTGGGAGCAGGCCTACAACGAGGAGTTCTCGGGTTCGGCGGGGGGCAGGAAGGCGGGGGCGGACCGGCCGCTCGTCGTCTCCTACGCCTCCTCGCCGCCCGCCGAGGTGATCTTCGGTGATCCGAAGCCGGCCACCGCCCCGACCGGGGTCGCGACCGGCACCTGCTTCCGGCAGGTCGAGTTCGCGGGGCTGCTGAGCAACGCGGCCAACAGCAAGGGCGGCAAGGCGCTGATCGACTTCCTGATCACCAAGAAGTTCCAGGAGGACATGCCGCTCAACATGTTCGTGTATCCGGTGGTGAAGGGTGCGGCCGTGCCCGCCGAATTCACCGAGTACGGGCCCGCCGCCAAGGCCCCCGAGACCATGGACCCGGCGAAGATCGCCGACCGCCGCGACCAGTGGGTCAAGTCATGGACCTCGCTCGTACTGAAGTAGCCCCCGAGAAGCGCGCCCCTGGGCAGGGCGCCCCGGGGCGCGCTGCCCCGGGAAAGGGCGCCAGGGGGAGCGCGGCGGCCCGGCTCGGTCTCCTGGCCGTGCCCGTCGCGTTCTTCGCGGTCTTCTTCGCCTACCCGGTCGCCGCGATCGTCGCGCGTGGCCTGAAGACGGACGCCGGCTGGCAGTTCGGGCGGCTGTGGGACGTGCTCGCGCAGTCGGACATCCGGCACGTGCTGTGGTTCACCACCTGGCAGGCGTTCGCGTCCACCGCGCTCACGCTGCTGGTCGCGCTGCCGGGTGCGTACGTGTTCGCGCGGCTGGACTTCCCGGGCAAGCAGGTGCTGCGCGCCGTCGTCACCGTCCCGTTCGTGCTGCCGACGGTCGTCGTCGGTACGGCGTTCCTCGCGCTCGTCGGCCGCGGCGGACTGCTCGACGAGCTGTGGGGCGTACGCCTGGACACCACCGTGTGGGCGATCCTGCTCGCGCACGTCTTCTTCAACTACGCGGTCGTCGTCCGGACCGTGGGCGGGCTGTGGTCGCAGCTCGACCCGCGACAGGAGGAGGCGGCGCGGATGCTGGGCGCGTCCCGGCCGCGCGCCTGGCGCACGGTCACCCTGCCCGCCCTCGGACCCGCCGTCGCGGCCGCCGCGCTGATGGTCTTCCTGTTCACCTTCACCTCCTTCGGTGTGGTGCAGATCCTCGGCGGCCCCACGTTCTCCACCCTCGAAGTGGAGATCTACCGGCAGACCTCCGAGATCTTCGACCTGTCCACGGCCGCCGTCCTCACGATCGTCCAGTTCGTGGCCGTCGGCGCGATCCTCGCCGTGCACGCCCGGGCCGTACGGCGGCGGGAGAGCGCGCTGCGGCTGGTGGACGCCTCCGTGACGGCGCGGCGGCCGCGCGGGGCCGGGCAGTGGGCGCTGCTGGCCGGGGTGCTCGCCACGATCGCCGTGCTGCTGGTGCTGCCGCTGGCGGTGCTGGTGCAGCGCTCGCTGGACGCGCCCGACTTCGCCTACTACCGGGCGCTGACCAGCGACGACGGCAATGTCTTCCTGGTCCCGCCGATCGAGGCGATCGGCAACTCGCTTCAGTACGCCGTCGCCGCGACCGCGATCGCCGTGATCGTCGGCGGGCTCGCCGCGACCGCCCTCACCCGGCGGGACGCCGGACGGCTGGTCCGTGGCTTCGACGCGCTGCTGATGCTGCCGCTCGGCGTCTCCGCGGTGACCGTCGGCTTCGGCTTCCTGATCGCGCTGGACGAGCCTCCGCTGGACCTGCGCGGCAGCTGGATCCTGGTGCCGCTGGCGCAGGCGCTGGTCGGCGTGCCCTTCGTCGTACGGATCATGCTGCCGGTGCTGCGGGCGGTGGACCAGCGGCTGCGCGAGGCGGCGGCCGTGCTCGGTGCGTCGCCCTGGCGGGTGTGGCGGGAGGTGGACCTGCCGATGGTGCGGCGGGCGCTGCTGGTCGCGGCCGGGTTCGCCTTCGCGGTGTCGCTGGGGGAGTTCGGAGCGACCGTGTTCATCGCGCGGCCCGACAACCCGACGCTGCCGGTCGCCGTGGCGCGGCTGCTCGGGCGGGCCGGTGAGCTCAACTACGGCCAGGCAATGGCCCTTTCGACGATTCTGATGATCGTGTGCGCGGTGGCCCTGCTGGTGCTGGAGCGGATGCGGACCGACCGGACGGGGGAGTTCTGATGCGGCTGCTCGAACTGGAGCGTGCCACCGTGCGGTTCGGTGGGCGGGCCGTGCTGGACGCCGTCGATCTCGCCGTCGCCGAGCACGAGGTGGTGTGTGTGCTCGGGCCCAGCGGCAGCGGCAAGTCGACGTTGCTGCGGGCCGTGGCCGGACTGCAACCCCTGGACTCCGGGCGGGTGTTGCTCGACGGGAGCGACCAGGCGGGCGTGCCCGCGCACAAGCGGGAGCTCGGGCTGATGTTCCAGGACCATCAGCTGTTCCCGC
Coding sequences within it:
- the rlmN gene encoding 23S rRNA (adenine(2503)-C(2))-methyltransferase RlmN gives rise to the protein MPAPGELTFVAPRGAKKPPRHLADLSPAERKEVVAEIGEKPFRAKQLSQHYFARYAHDPAEWTDIPAGAREKLREALLPDLMSVVRHLSTDQGTTRKTLWRLFDGTLVESVLMRYPDRVTMCISSQAGCGMNCPFCATGQAGLDRNLSTAEIVHQIVDGMRALRDGDVPGGPARLSNIVFMGMGEPLANYKRVVGAIRALTDPAPDGLGLSQRGITVSTVGLVPAIHRFSDEGFKCRLAISLHAPDDELRDTLVPVNTRWKVREVLDAGFEYTERSGRRLSIEYALIRDINDQAWRGDRLGRLLRGKPVHVNLIPLNPTPGSKWTASRPEDEKAFVEAIAAHGVPVTVRDTRGQEIDGACGQLAATER
- a CDS encoding thiamine ABC transporter substrate-binding protein, which translates into the protein MQNKTIVAVAVGLGLVTLSACGSTEGKSAAESTTVTLVSHDSWAVSKSVLADFEKQSGYKVKVLKDGDAGQAVNKAILTKDNPQGDVFFGVDNTLLSRALDNGLFQSYEAKRLEQVDARFQLDADKHRVTPIDYGDICVNYDKKYFSEHKLTPPASFDDLVKPAYKNLLVTENASTSSPGLGFLLGTAAKYGDDSWQGYWKKLKANGVKVVDGWEQAYNEEFSGSAGGRKAGADRPLVVSYASSPPAEVIFGDPKPATAPTGVATGTCFRQVEFAGLLSNAANSKGGKALIDFLITKKFQEDMPLNMFVYPVVKGAAVPAEFTEYGPAAKAPETMDPAKIADRRDQWVKSWTSLVLK
- a CDS encoding ABC transporter permease, whose protein sequence is MDLARTEVAPEKRAPGQGAPGRAAPGKGARGSAAARLGLLAVPVAFFAVFFAYPVAAIVARGLKTDAGWQFGRLWDVLAQSDIRHVLWFTTWQAFASTALTLLVALPGAYVFARLDFPGKQVLRAVVTVPFVLPTVVVGTAFLALVGRGGLLDELWGVRLDTTVWAILLAHVFFNYAVVVRTVGGLWSQLDPRQEEAARMLGASRPRAWRTVTLPALGPAVAAAALMVFLFTFTSFGVVQILGGPTFSTLEVEIYRQTSEIFDLSTAAVLTIVQFVAVGAILAVHARAVRRRESALRLVDASVTARRPRGAGQWALLAGVLATIAVLLVLPLAVLVQRSLDAPDFAYYRALTSDDGNVFLVPPIEAIGNSLQYAVAATAIAVIVGGLAATALTRRDAGRLVRGFDALLMLPLGVSAVTVGFGFLIALDEPPLDLRGSWILVPLAQALVGVPFVVRIMLPVLRAVDQRLREAAAVLGASPWRVWREVDLPMVRRALLVAAGFAFAVSLGEFGATVFIARPDNPTLPVAVARLLGRAGELNYGQAMALSTILMIVCAVALLVLERMRTDRTGEF